In the genome of Fundulus heteroclitus isolate FHET01 unplaced genomic scaffold, MU-UCD_Fhet_4.1 scaffold_36, whole genome shotgun sequence, one region contains:
- the txlnba gene encoding gamma-taxilin isoform X3 codes for METSVEAAELMVPAQPGQASSLQGGAAVTCASSDSFDPMEEFGRRLQDILRVHGSADGLQDKPLSLDAETEKTTEEAKGDVETDISLISQSLDKLPSPEQKLEELVHRFSELAALRRRDAQRTGALQQKLCVLLEERQQLQAERRCSAAARSKLEALCRDLQAHYSAMREETLQRCREDEEKRKEITNHFQEMLTEIQAQIEQHSSRNDRLCQENTNLTHKLESLMSQYERREESLEKINKHQDLQHKLTEARLQQTNALLTEAEEKHKREKEYLLREAIDKTKKCFAMKEQELAMKKKLTLYAQKFDEFQATLAKSNEIYVRFKKEMDNMTEKMKKVEKEANLWRTRFENCNKTLIDMIEERTEKGKEYDLFVLKIQKLEKLCHALQEERKGLYDKIREVRQSNANLPSMLSSFTENSEVPEEAAIPDLEGLQELQEEDPVLMENIARLREEQAKLQEFAASLLATPEGGEEQEEKNESDAGNDLVVSAIAQFQTRTEMKEDPVPVPAQVEEGKSPAAEPGFTQSAEDQMVQDPSVALLEAPEPHGTKSEPTEPAGVLEAGRVQTQVLVREEQLVQQSEPTKVEPEAEGAKVEPEAGALKTECLEETCEVKPVLPVEDMQVQPVSGPEQVPEKSTQPSEGSNKPAASSTKQVQKKKKKRNMKSSS; via the exons ATGGAGACGTCAGTGGAAGCGGCTGAGCTGATGGTGCCGGCCCAACCGGGCCAGGCCTCCTCCCTGCAGGGAGGAGCAGCAGTGACCTGCGCCTCCTCAGACTCCTTCGACCCGATGGAGGAGTTCGGCCGGCGGCTGCAGGACATCCTGAGGGTGCACGGCTCTGCAGACGGCCTGCAGGACAAACCG CTGAGTTTGGACGCGGAGACAGAAAAGACGACCGAGGAGGCGAAAGGAGACGTGGAGACAG ACATCTCCCTCATCAGCCAGAGTCTGGACAAGCTGCCGTCTCCAGAGCAGAAGCTGGAGGAACTGGTCCACAGGTTCTCTGAGCTG GCGGCGCTGCGGCGCCGGGACGCGCAGAGGACGGGCGCTCTGCAGCAGAAGCTCTGCGTCCTGCTGGAGGAGCGGCAGCAGCTGCAGGCCGAGCGCCGCTGCAGCGCGGCGGCCCGCAGCAAGCTGGAGGCTCTGTGCAGAGACCTGCAGGCGCATTACAGCGCCATGAGG GAGGAGACGCTGCAGCGCTGCAGGGAGgatgaggagaagaggaaggagaTCACCAACCACTTCCAGGAGATGCTGACGGAGATTCAGGCCCAGATCGAGCAGCACAGCAGCCGCAACGACCGGCTGTGCCAAGAGAACACCAACCTGACCCACAAACTGGAGAGCCTGATGAGCCAGTACGAGCGGAGGGAGGAG AGTCTGGAGAAGATCAACAAGCACCAGGACCTGCAGCACAAACTGACCGAGGCCAGACTGCAGCAGACCAACGCTCTGCTGACCGAGGCCGAGGAGAAACACAAGCGGGAGAAAGAATAC TTGCTTAGGGAGGCTAttgacaaaacaaagaaatgctTCGCTATGAAGGAGCAGGAGCTGGCCATGAAGAAGAAG CTGACCCTCTACGCTCAGAAGTTTGATGAGTTTCAGGCAACTCTGGCCAAGAGCAACGAAATCTACGTCCGCTTCAAGAAGGAGATGGACAAC ATGACAGAAAAGATGAAGAAGGTGGAGAAAGAGGCCAACCTCTGGAGGACCAGGTTTGAGAACTGCAACAAGACTCTGATTGACATGATTGAGGAG agaacagagaaaggCAAAGAGTACGACCTGTTCGTCCTGAAGATCCAGAAGCTGGAGAAGCTGTGTCACGCTCTgcaggaagagaggaaagggCTTTATGACAAGATCAGAGAGGTCCGCCAGTCCAACGCCAACCTCCCGTCCATGTTGTCCAGCTTCACCGAGAACTCAGAAGTTCCTGAAGAAGCCGCCATCCCGGATCTGGAGGGTCTCCAGGAGCTCCAAGAGGAGGACCCGGTCCTGATGGAGAACATCGCCCGTCTGAGGGAGGAGCAGGCCAAACTGCAGGAGTTCGCCGCCTCCCTGTTGGCCACGCCGGAGGGCGGCGAGGAGCAAGAGGAGAAAAATGAGTCGGACGCAGGAAACGACTTGGTGGTCTCCGCCATCGCTCAGTTCCAAACTAGAACCGAGATGAAGGAAGATCCGGTTCCAGTCCCGGCTCAAGTGGAAGAGGGAAAGTCTCCAGCTGCAGAGCCAGGCTTCACACAGTCTGCTGAAGACCAGATGGTTCAAGATCCATctgtggctctgctggaggCTCCAGAACCGCATGGAACAAAGTCAGAACCAACAGAGCCTGCAGGAGTTCTGGAGGCGGGGCGGGTCCAGACCCAAGTCCTGGTCAGAGAGGAGCAACTAGTCCAGCAGTCAGAACCAACCAAGGTGGAACCAGAAGCAGAAGGAGCCAAGGTGGAACCAGAAGCAGGAGCTTTGAAGACAGAATGTCTGGAGGAGACCTGTGAGGTGAAACCGGTGCTGCCAGTGGAGGACATGCaggtccagcctgtcagcggACCAGAACAGGTACCAGAAAAGTCCACTCAACCTTCTGAAGGGTCGAACAAACCAGCTGCCTCCTCGACGAAGCAGGtccagaagaaaaagaagaagaggaacatgaagagcagcagcTGA
- the txlnba gene encoding beta-taxilin isoform X2 → METSVEAAELMVPAQPGQASSLQGGAAVTCASSDSFDPMEEFGRRLQDILRVHGSADGLQDKPQLSLDAETEKTTEEAKGDVETDISLISQSLDKLPSPEQKLEELVHRFSELAALRRRDAQRTGALQQKLCVLLEERQQLQAERRCSAAARSKLEALCRDLQAHYSAMREETLQRCREDEEKRKEITNHFQEMLTEIQAQIEQHSSRNDRLCQENTNLTHKLESLMSQYERREESLEKINKHQDLQHKLTEARLQQTNALLTEAEEKHKREKEYLLVQAAEWKLQAKTLTEQATVMQAQLTLYAQKFDEFQATLAKSNEIYVRFKKEMDNMTEKMKKVEKEANLWRTRFENCNKTLIDMIEERTEKGKEYDLFVLKIQKLEKLCHALQEERKGLYDKIREVRQSNANLPSMLSSFTENSEVPEEAAIPDLEGLQELQEEDPVLMENIARLREEQAKLQEFAASLLATPEGGEEQEEKNESDAGNDLVVSAIAQFQTRTEMKEDPVPVPAQVEEGKSPAAEPGFTQSAEDQMVQDPSVALLEAPEPHGTKSEPTEPAGVLEAGRVQTQVLVREEQLVQQSEPTKVEPEAEGAKVEPEAGALKTECLEETCEVKPVLPVEDMQVQPVSGPEQVPEKSTQPSEGSNKPAASSTKQVQKKKKKRNMKSSS, encoded by the exons ATGGAGACGTCAGTGGAAGCGGCTGAGCTGATGGTGCCGGCCCAACCGGGCCAGGCCTCCTCCCTGCAGGGAGGAGCAGCAGTGACCTGCGCCTCCTCAGACTCCTTCGACCCGATGGAGGAGTTCGGCCGGCGGCTGCAGGACATCCTGAGGGTGCACGGCTCTGCAGACGGCCTGCAGGACAAACCG CAGCTGAGTTTGGACGCGGAGACAGAAAAGACGACCGAGGAGGCGAAAGGAGACGTGGAGACAG ACATCTCCCTCATCAGCCAGAGTCTGGACAAGCTGCCGTCTCCAGAGCAGAAGCTGGAGGAACTGGTCCACAGGTTCTCTGAGCTG GCGGCGCTGCGGCGCCGGGACGCGCAGAGGACGGGCGCTCTGCAGCAGAAGCTCTGCGTCCTGCTGGAGGAGCGGCAGCAGCTGCAGGCCGAGCGCCGCTGCAGCGCGGCGGCCCGCAGCAAGCTGGAGGCTCTGTGCAGAGACCTGCAGGCGCATTACAGCGCCATGAGG GAGGAGACGCTGCAGCGCTGCAGGGAGgatgaggagaagaggaaggagaTCACCAACCACTTCCAGGAGATGCTGACGGAGATTCAGGCCCAGATCGAGCAGCACAGCAGCCGCAACGACCGGCTGTGCCAAGAGAACACCAACCTGACCCACAAACTGGAGAGCCTGATGAGCCAGTACGAGCGGAGGGAGGAG AGTCTGGAGAAGATCAACAAGCACCAGGACCTGCAGCACAAACTGACCGAGGCCAGACTGCAGCAGACCAACGCTCTGCTGACCGAGGCCGAGGAGAAACACAAGCGGGAGAAAGAATAC TTACTGGTTCAGGCTGCTGAGTGGAAACTGCAGGCTAAGACTCTCACAGAGCAGGCGACTGTCATGCAGGCACAG CTGACCCTCTACGCTCAGAAGTTTGATGAGTTTCAGGCAACTCTGGCCAAGAGCAACGAAATCTACGTCCGCTTCAAGAAGGAGATGGACAAC ATGACAGAAAAGATGAAGAAGGTGGAGAAAGAGGCCAACCTCTGGAGGACCAGGTTTGAGAACTGCAACAAGACTCTGATTGACATGATTGAGGAG agaacagagaaaggCAAAGAGTACGACCTGTTCGTCCTGAAGATCCAGAAGCTGGAGAAGCTGTGTCACGCTCTgcaggaagagaggaaagggCTTTATGACAAGATCAGAGAGGTCCGCCAGTCCAACGCCAACCTCCCGTCCATGTTGTCCAGCTTCACCGAGAACTCAGAAGTTCCTGAAGAAGCCGCCATCCCGGATCTGGAGGGTCTCCAGGAGCTCCAAGAGGAGGACCCGGTCCTGATGGAGAACATCGCCCGTCTGAGGGAGGAGCAGGCCAAACTGCAGGAGTTCGCCGCCTCCCTGTTGGCCACGCCGGAGGGCGGCGAGGAGCAAGAGGAGAAAAATGAGTCGGACGCAGGAAACGACTTGGTGGTCTCCGCCATCGCTCAGTTCCAAACTAGAACCGAGATGAAGGAAGATCCGGTTCCAGTCCCGGCTCAAGTGGAAGAGGGAAAGTCTCCAGCTGCAGAGCCAGGCTTCACACAGTCTGCTGAAGACCAGATGGTTCAAGATCCATctgtggctctgctggaggCTCCAGAACCGCATGGAACAAAGTCAGAACCAACAGAGCCTGCAGGAGTTCTGGAGGCGGGGCGGGTCCAGACCCAAGTCCTGGTCAGAGAGGAGCAACTAGTCCAGCAGTCAGAACCAACCAAGGTGGAACCAGAAGCAGAAGGAGCCAAGGTGGAACCAGAAGCAGGAGCTTTGAAGACAGAATGTCTGGAGGAGACCTGTGAGGTGAAACCGGTGCTGCCAGTGGAGGACATGCaggtccagcctgtcagcggACCAGAACAGGTACCAGAAAAGTCCACTCAACCTTCTGAAGGGTCGAACAAACCAGCTGCCTCCTCGACGAAGCAGGtccagaagaaaaagaagaagaggaacatgaagagcagcagcTGA
- the txlnba gene encoding gamma-taxilin isoform X1, whose protein sequence is METSVEAAELMVPAQPGQASSLQGGAAVTCASSDSFDPMEEFGRRLQDILRVHGSADGLQDKPQLSLDAETEKTTEEAKGDVETDISLISQSLDKLPSPEQKLEELVHRFSELAALRRRDAQRTGALQQKLCVLLEERQQLQAERRCSAAARSKLEALCRDLQAHYSAMREETLQRCREDEEKRKEITNHFQEMLTEIQAQIEQHSSRNDRLCQENTNLTHKLESLMSQYERREESLEKINKHQDLQHKLTEARLQQTNALLTEAEEKHKREKEYLLREAIDKTKKCFAMKEQELAMKKKLTLYAQKFDEFQATLAKSNEIYVRFKKEMDNMTEKMKKVEKEANLWRTRFENCNKTLIDMIEERTEKGKEYDLFVLKIQKLEKLCHALQEERKGLYDKIREVRQSNANLPSMLSSFTENSEVPEEAAIPDLEGLQELQEEDPVLMENIARLREEQAKLQEFAASLLATPEGGEEQEEKNESDAGNDLVVSAIAQFQTRTEMKEDPVPVPAQVEEGKSPAAEPGFTQSAEDQMVQDPSVALLEAPEPHGTKSEPTEPAGVLEAGRVQTQVLVREEQLVQQSEPTKVEPEAEGAKVEPEAGALKTECLEETCEVKPVLPVEDMQVQPVSGPEQVPEKSTQPSEGSNKPAASSTKQVQKKKKKRNMKSSS, encoded by the exons ATGGAGACGTCAGTGGAAGCGGCTGAGCTGATGGTGCCGGCCCAACCGGGCCAGGCCTCCTCCCTGCAGGGAGGAGCAGCAGTGACCTGCGCCTCCTCAGACTCCTTCGACCCGATGGAGGAGTTCGGCCGGCGGCTGCAGGACATCCTGAGGGTGCACGGCTCTGCAGACGGCCTGCAGGACAAACCG CAGCTGAGTTTGGACGCGGAGACAGAAAAGACGACCGAGGAGGCGAAAGGAGACGTGGAGACAG ACATCTCCCTCATCAGCCAGAGTCTGGACAAGCTGCCGTCTCCAGAGCAGAAGCTGGAGGAACTGGTCCACAGGTTCTCTGAGCTG GCGGCGCTGCGGCGCCGGGACGCGCAGAGGACGGGCGCTCTGCAGCAGAAGCTCTGCGTCCTGCTGGAGGAGCGGCAGCAGCTGCAGGCCGAGCGCCGCTGCAGCGCGGCGGCCCGCAGCAAGCTGGAGGCTCTGTGCAGAGACCTGCAGGCGCATTACAGCGCCATGAGG GAGGAGACGCTGCAGCGCTGCAGGGAGgatgaggagaagaggaaggagaTCACCAACCACTTCCAGGAGATGCTGACGGAGATTCAGGCCCAGATCGAGCAGCACAGCAGCCGCAACGACCGGCTGTGCCAAGAGAACACCAACCTGACCCACAAACTGGAGAGCCTGATGAGCCAGTACGAGCGGAGGGAGGAG AGTCTGGAGAAGATCAACAAGCACCAGGACCTGCAGCACAAACTGACCGAGGCCAGACTGCAGCAGACCAACGCTCTGCTGACCGAGGCCGAGGAGAAACACAAGCGGGAGAAAGAATAC TTGCTTAGGGAGGCTAttgacaaaacaaagaaatgctTCGCTATGAAGGAGCAGGAGCTGGCCATGAAGAAGAAG CTGACCCTCTACGCTCAGAAGTTTGATGAGTTTCAGGCAACTCTGGCCAAGAGCAACGAAATCTACGTCCGCTTCAAGAAGGAGATGGACAAC ATGACAGAAAAGATGAAGAAGGTGGAGAAAGAGGCCAACCTCTGGAGGACCAGGTTTGAGAACTGCAACAAGACTCTGATTGACATGATTGAGGAG agaacagagaaaggCAAAGAGTACGACCTGTTCGTCCTGAAGATCCAGAAGCTGGAGAAGCTGTGTCACGCTCTgcaggaagagaggaaagggCTTTATGACAAGATCAGAGAGGTCCGCCAGTCCAACGCCAACCTCCCGTCCATGTTGTCCAGCTTCACCGAGAACTCAGAAGTTCCTGAAGAAGCCGCCATCCCGGATCTGGAGGGTCTCCAGGAGCTCCAAGAGGAGGACCCGGTCCTGATGGAGAACATCGCCCGTCTGAGGGAGGAGCAGGCCAAACTGCAGGAGTTCGCCGCCTCCCTGTTGGCCACGCCGGAGGGCGGCGAGGAGCAAGAGGAGAAAAATGAGTCGGACGCAGGAAACGACTTGGTGGTCTCCGCCATCGCTCAGTTCCAAACTAGAACCGAGATGAAGGAAGATCCGGTTCCAGTCCCGGCTCAAGTGGAAGAGGGAAAGTCTCCAGCTGCAGAGCCAGGCTTCACACAGTCTGCTGAAGACCAGATGGTTCAAGATCCATctgtggctctgctggaggCTCCAGAACCGCATGGAACAAAGTCAGAACCAACAGAGCCTGCAGGAGTTCTGGAGGCGGGGCGGGTCCAGACCCAAGTCCTGGTCAGAGAGGAGCAACTAGTCCAGCAGTCAGAACCAACCAAGGTGGAACCAGAAGCAGAAGGAGCCAAGGTGGAACCAGAAGCAGGAGCTTTGAAGACAGAATGTCTGGAGGAGACCTGTGAGGTGAAACCGGTGCTGCCAGTGGAGGACATGCaggtccagcctgtcagcggACCAGAACAGGTACCAGAAAAGTCCACTCAACCTTCTGAAGGGTCGAACAAACCAGCTGCCTCCTCGACGAAGCAGGtccagaagaaaaagaagaagaggaacatgaagagcagcagcTGA